A single genomic interval of Osmerus eperlanus chromosome 14, fOsmEpe2.1, whole genome shotgun sequence harbors:
- the osbp gene encoding oxysterol-binding protein 1 isoform X2, which produces MDPPPPVIVVQPDTAKLGPLVMSEPKAPTPTPGDTYKGWLFKWTNYIKGYQRRWFVLSNGLLSYYRTQAEMGHTCRGTINLATANIAVEDSCNFVISNGGAQTYHLKASTEVERQRWITALELAKAKAVCMQAESDDSGDECPTSPPTAGQGGGSRNSAVQSTLRTLGSKVEDLSTCNDLIAKHGSALQRSLSELDGVRVGGEAGDKIRQVTERATLFRITSNAMINACRDFLALAQSHSKHWQKALQAERDQRMRLEQTLEQLAKQHNHLERAFRGATVLPPSLSNPDIDSKGSGSGKGDASDEDDENEFFDAMEDPAEYITVPADPKYHRSGSNASGFSSEMGMDDQSLDEQSLASNPESPHSQEVEPVRKRRSHIPDKPNYSLNLWSIMKNCIGKELSKIPMPVNFNEPLSMLQRLSEDLEYYELLDKGAKCQSSQEQMCYVAAFTVSSYSTTVYRTGKPFNPLLGETFELDRLKESGYRSLCEQVSHHPPAAAHHAISEKGWTLRQEISLASKFRGKYLSIMPLGSIQCIFEKSNNHYSWKKVTTTVHNIIVGKLWIDQSGEIDVVNHTTGDRCHLKFAPYSYFSRDVARKVTGVVTDKEGKAHFVLSGTWDERMEFSRVMQSSKGGENGAEGKQKTVYQTLKARELWKKNELPEGAETMYYFSTLALSLNEAEEGIAPTDSRHRPDQRLMEDGRWDEANTEKQRLEEKQRIVRREREREAAKTAIPPEEAVNEDSFTDSPHKTDTVEVGTEASEASDETDTEDSPPHTPVASSQGPPSSPFQMEGSEAPNGSTVKSSHQDNYQALWFERFEDPVSGETMHVYKGGYWEAKDQGNWDMCPDIF; this is translated from the exons ATGGACCCACCGCCGCCTGTAATTGTC GTCCAACCTGACACCGCCAAGCTTGGGCCTTTGGTGATGTCGGAGCCCAAGGCGCCCACTCCGACCCCCGGAGACACGTACAAAGGCTGGCTTTTCAAATGGACCAATTACATCAAGGGTTACCAGCGGAGATGGTTTGTCTTGAGCAACGGTCTCCTCTCGTACTACAG AACCCAGGCAGAGATGGGCCACACATGCCGGGGCACCATTAACCTGGCCACAGCCAACATTGCAGTGGAGGACTCCTGCAACTTTGTCATCTCCAATGGCGGGGCACAGACCTACCACCTGAAAGCCAGCACAGAGGTGGAGCGCCAGCGCTGGATCACCGCCCTGGAGCTGGCCAAGGCCAAGGCAGTCTGCATGCAGGCCGAGtctg aTGACTCCGGAGACGAGTGTCCCACGTCGCCCCCCACTGCAGGACAAGGCGGTGGCTCCCGGAACTCGGCAGTCCAGTCCACGCTACGCACTCTGGGCAGCAAGGTGGAGGACCTCAGCACCTGCAACGACCTCATCGCCAAGCACGGCTCGGCActgcagag ATCCCTTTCAGAGCTGGACGGCGTGCGcgtgggaggagaggcaggagataaAATCCGCCAGGTAACAGAGAGGGCCACGCTGTTCCGCATCACCTCCAACGCCATGATCAAC GCTTGTCGAGACTTCCTGGCCCTGGCCCAGAGCCACAGTAAGCACTGGCAGAAGGCTCTGCAGGCAGAGAGGGACCAGAGGATGAGGCTGGAGCAGACCCTGGAGCAGCTGGCTAAACAGCACAACCACCTGGAGAGAGCCTTCAGGGGGGCCACAGTACTGCCCCCTTCCCTCAGTAATCCTGACATAGACAGCAAGG gGTCGGGCTCGGGGAAGGGGGACGCCAGCGACGAGGACGACGAGAATGAGTTCTTTGACGCCATGGAGGACCCGGCAGAGTACATCACCGTCCCGGCCGACCCCAAGTACCACAG GTCGGGCAGTAACGCCAGTGGTTTCAGCAGCGAGATGGGAATGGATGATCAGTCA CTTGACGAGCAGTCCCTGGCATCCAACCCTGAGTCTCCACATTCTCAGGAGGTGGAGCCAGTGAGAAAGAGGCGAAGCCATATCCCAGACAAGCCAAACTACTCCCTCAACCTCTGGAGCATCATGAAGAACTGCATTGGCAAGGAGCTGTCGAAGATCCCCATGCCT gtgaACTTCAACGAGCCCCTCTCCATGCTCCAGCGCCTGTCTGAGGACCTGGAGTACTACGAGCTGCTGGACAAGGGCGCCAAGTGCCAGAGCTCTCAGGAGCAGATGTGCTACGTGGCGGCCTTCACTGTGTCCTCCTACTCCACCACAGTGTACCGCACGGGCAAGCCCTTCAACCCCCTGCTGGGAGAGACCTTTGAGCTGGACCGCCTGAAGGAGAGTGGCTACCGCTCGCTCTGCGAACAG GTGAGCCATCATCCACCTGCAGCAGCCCATCATGCCATCTCTGAAAAAGGCTGGACCCTTAGACAAGAGATCTCCCTTGCCAGCAAGTTCAGGGGCAAATACCTCTCCATCATGCCCCTCG GTTCCATCCAGTGCATATTTGAGAAGAGCAACAATCACTACTCGTGGAAGAAAGTCACCACCACAGTTCACAACATTATCGTAGGCAAGCTGTGGATCGACCAG TCAGGAGAGATAGATGTGGTGAACCACACCACTGGAGACCGCTGTCACCTCAAGTTTGCCCCCTACAGCTACTTCTCCAGAGACGTGGCCAGGAAG GTAACTGGGGTGGTTACCGACAAGGAGGGCAAGGCCCACTTTGTGCTGTCAGGCACCTGGGATGAGAGGATGGAGTTCTCAAGGGTGATGCAGAGCAGCAAGGGGGGGGAGAATGGCGCTGAGGGCAAACAGAAGACGGTCTACCAGACCCTGAAGGCCCGCGAGCTGTGGAAGAAGAACGAGCTACC TGAGGGAGCGGAGACCATGTACTACTTCTCCACCCTAGCGTTGAGCCTTAACGAGGCTGAGGAGGGCATAGCCCCCACCGACAGCCGCCACCGGCCCGAccagaggctgatggaggatgGGCGGTGGGACGAGGCCAACACAGAGAAGCAGAGGCTGGAGGAAAAGCAGCGCATCGtgcggagggagagggagagggaggcggccAAGACGGCCATCCCACCCGAGGAGg ctgtcAATGAGGATTCCTTTACTGACTCACCTCACAAAA CCGACACAGTGGAGGTTGGCACGGAGGCCAGCGAGGCTTCAGACGAAA CTGATACAGAAgactctccccctcacacacctgttgCAT CTTCCCAAGGGCCACCCAGCTCTCCTTTTCAAA TGGAAGGCTCTGAAGCCCCTAATGGATCTACGGTCAAAA GCTCCCACCAGGACAACTACCAGGCACTGTGGTTCGAGAGGTTCGAGGACCCTGTCTCGGGAGAGACCATGCACGTCTACAAGGGAGGTTACTGGGAGGCTAAGGACCAGGGCAACTGGGACATGTGCCCTGACATCTTCTGA
- the osbp gene encoding oxysterol-binding protein 1 isoform X4, with the protein MDPPPPVIVVQPDTAKLGPLVMSEPKAPTPTPGDTYKGWLFKWTNYIKGYQRRWFVLSNGLLSYYRTQAEMGHTCRGTINLATANIAVEDSCNFVISNGGAQTYHLKASTEVERQRWITALELAKAKAVCMQAESDDSGDECPTSPPTAGQGGGSRNSAVQSTLRTLGSKVEDLSTCNDLIAKHGSALQRSLSELDGVRVGGEAGDKIRQVTERATLFRITSNAMINACRDFLALAQSHSKHWQKALQAERDQRMRLEQTLEQLAKQHNHLERAFRGATVLPPSLSNPDIDSKGSGSGKGDASDEDDENEFFDAMEDPAEYITVPADPKYHRRSGSNASGFSSEMGMDDQSLDEQSLASNPESPHSQEVEPVRKRRSHIPDKPNYSLNLWSIMKNCIGKELSKIPMPVNFNEPLSMLQRLSEDLEYYELLDKGAKCQSSQEQMCYVAAFTVSSYSTTVYRTGKPFNPLLGETFELDRLKESGYRSLCEQVSHHPPAAAHHAISEKGWTLRQEISLASKFRGKYLSIMPLGSIQCIFEKSNNHYSWKKVTTTVHNIIVGKLWIDQSGEIDVVNHTTGDRCHLKFAPYSYFSRDVARKVTGVVTDKEGKAHFVLSGTWDERMEFSRVMQSSKGGENGAEGKQKTVYQTLKARELWKKNELPEGAETMYYFSTLALSLNEAEEGIAPTDSRHRPDQRLMEDGRWDEANTEKQRLEEKQRIVRREREREAAKTAIPPEEAVNEDSFTDSPHKTDTVEVGTEASEASDETSQGPPSSPFQMEGSEAPNGSTVKSSHQDNYQALWFERFEDPVSGETMHVYKGGYWEAKDQGNWDMCPDIF; encoded by the exons ATGGACCCACCGCCGCCTGTAATTGTC GTCCAACCTGACACCGCCAAGCTTGGGCCTTTGGTGATGTCGGAGCCCAAGGCGCCCACTCCGACCCCCGGAGACACGTACAAAGGCTGGCTTTTCAAATGGACCAATTACATCAAGGGTTACCAGCGGAGATGGTTTGTCTTGAGCAACGGTCTCCTCTCGTACTACAG AACCCAGGCAGAGATGGGCCACACATGCCGGGGCACCATTAACCTGGCCACAGCCAACATTGCAGTGGAGGACTCCTGCAACTTTGTCATCTCCAATGGCGGGGCACAGACCTACCACCTGAAAGCCAGCACAGAGGTGGAGCGCCAGCGCTGGATCACCGCCCTGGAGCTGGCCAAGGCCAAGGCAGTCTGCATGCAGGCCGAGtctg aTGACTCCGGAGACGAGTGTCCCACGTCGCCCCCCACTGCAGGACAAGGCGGTGGCTCCCGGAACTCGGCAGTCCAGTCCACGCTACGCACTCTGGGCAGCAAGGTGGAGGACCTCAGCACCTGCAACGACCTCATCGCCAAGCACGGCTCGGCActgcagag ATCCCTTTCAGAGCTGGACGGCGTGCGcgtgggaggagaggcaggagataaAATCCGCCAGGTAACAGAGAGGGCCACGCTGTTCCGCATCACCTCCAACGCCATGATCAAC GCTTGTCGAGACTTCCTGGCCCTGGCCCAGAGCCACAGTAAGCACTGGCAGAAGGCTCTGCAGGCAGAGAGGGACCAGAGGATGAGGCTGGAGCAGACCCTGGAGCAGCTGGCTAAACAGCACAACCACCTGGAGAGAGCCTTCAGGGGGGCCACAGTACTGCCCCCTTCCCTCAGTAATCCTGACATAGACAGCAAGG gGTCGGGCTCGGGGAAGGGGGACGCCAGCGACGAGGACGACGAGAATGAGTTCTTTGACGCCATGGAGGACCCGGCAGAGTACATCACCGTCCCGGCCGACCCCAAGTACCACAG AAGGTCGGGCAGTAACGCCAGTGGTTTCAGCAGCGAGATGGGAATGGATGATCAGTCA CTTGACGAGCAGTCCCTGGCATCCAACCCTGAGTCTCCACATTCTCAGGAGGTGGAGCCAGTGAGAAAGAGGCGAAGCCATATCCCAGACAAGCCAAACTACTCCCTCAACCTCTGGAGCATCATGAAGAACTGCATTGGCAAGGAGCTGTCGAAGATCCCCATGCCT gtgaACTTCAACGAGCCCCTCTCCATGCTCCAGCGCCTGTCTGAGGACCTGGAGTACTACGAGCTGCTGGACAAGGGCGCCAAGTGCCAGAGCTCTCAGGAGCAGATGTGCTACGTGGCGGCCTTCACTGTGTCCTCCTACTCCACCACAGTGTACCGCACGGGCAAGCCCTTCAACCCCCTGCTGGGAGAGACCTTTGAGCTGGACCGCCTGAAGGAGAGTGGCTACCGCTCGCTCTGCGAACAG GTGAGCCATCATCCACCTGCAGCAGCCCATCATGCCATCTCTGAAAAAGGCTGGACCCTTAGACAAGAGATCTCCCTTGCCAGCAAGTTCAGGGGCAAATACCTCTCCATCATGCCCCTCG GTTCCATCCAGTGCATATTTGAGAAGAGCAACAATCACTACTCGTGGAAGAAAGTCACCACCACAGTTCACAACATTATCGTAGGCAAGCTGTGGATCGACCAG TCAGGAGAGATAGATGTGGTGAACCACACCACTGGAGACCGCTGTCACCTCAAGTTTGCCCCCTACAGCTACTTCTCCAGAGACGTGGCCAGGAAG GTAACTGGGGTGGTTACCGACAAGGAGGGCAAGGCCCACTTTGTGCTGTCAGGCACCTGGGATGAGAGGATGGAGTTCTCAAGGGTGATGCAGAGCAGCAAGGGGGGGGAGAATGGCGCTGAGGGCAAACAGAAGACGGTCTACCAGACCCTGAAGGCCCGCGAGCTGTGGAAGAAGAACGAGCTACC TGAGGGAGCGGAGACCATGTACTACTTCTCCACCCTAGCGTTGAGCCTTAACGAGGCTGAGGAGGGCATAGCCCCCACCGACAGCCGCCACCGGCCCGAccagaggctgatggaggatgGGCGGTGGGACGAGGCCAACACAGAGAAGCAGAGGCTGGAGGAAAAGCAGCGCATCGtgcggagggagagggagagggaggcggccAAGACGGCCATCCCACCCGAGGAGg ctgtcAATGAGGATTCCTTTACTGACTCACCTCACAAAA CCGACACAGTGGAGGTTGGCACGGAGGCCAGCGAGGCTTCAGACGAAA CTTCCCAAGGGCCACCCAGCTCTCCTTTTCAAA TGGAAGGCTCTGAAGCCCCTAATGGATCTACGGTCAAAA GCTCCCACCAGGACAACTACCAGGCACTGTGGTTCGAGAGGTTCGAGGACCCTGTCTCGGGAGAGACCATGCACGTCTACAAGGGAGGTTACTGGGAGGCTAAGGACCAGGGCAACTGGGACATGTGCCCTGACATCTTCTGA
- the osbp gene encoding oxysterol-binding protein 1 isoform X5 — MSEPKAPTPTPGDTYKGWLFKWTNYIKGYQRRWFVLSNGLLSYYRTQAEMGHTCRGTINLATANIAVEDSCNFVISNGGAQTYHLKASTEVERQRWITALELAKAKAVCMQAESDDSGDECPTSPPTAGQGGGSRNSAVQSTLRTLGSKVEDLSTCNDLIAKHGSALQRSLSELDGVRVGGEAGDKIRQVTERATLFRITSNAMINACRDFLALAQSHSKHWQKALQAERDQRMRLEQTLEQLAKQHNHLERAFRGATVLPPSLSNPDIDSKGSGSGKGDASDEDDENEFFDAMEDPAEYITVPADPKYHRRSGSNASGFSSEMGMDDQSLDEQSLASNPESPHSQEVEPVRKRRSHIPDKPNYSLNLWSIMKNCIGKELSKIPMPVNFNEPLSMLQRLSEDLEYYELLDKGAKCQSSQEQMCYVAAFTVSSYSTTVYRTGKPFNPLLGETFELDRLKESGYRSLCEQVSHHPPAAAHHAISEKGWTLRQEISLASKFRGKYLSIMPLGSIQCIFEKSNNHYSWKKVTTTVHNIIVGKLWIDQSGEIDVVNHTTGDRCHLKFAPYSYFSRDVARKVTGVVTDKEGKAHFVLSGTWDERMEFSRVMQSSKGGENGAEGKQKTVYQTLKARELWKKNELPEGAETMYYFSTLALSLNEAEEGIAPTDSRHRPDQRLMEDGRWDEANTEKQRLEEKQRIVRREREREAAKTAIPPEEAVNEDSFTDSPHKTDTVEVGTEASEASDETDTEDSPPHTPVASSQGPPSSPFQMEGSEAPNGSTVKSSHQDNYQALWFERFEDPVSGETMHVYKGGYWEAKDQGNWDMCPDIF; from the exons ATGTCGGAGCCCAAGGCGCCCACTCCGACCCCCGGAGACACGTACAAAGGCTGGCTTTTCAAATGGACCAATTACATCAAGGGTTACCAGCGGAGATGGTTTGTCTTGAGCAACGGTCTCCTCTCGTACTACAG AACCCAGGCAGAGATGGGCCACACATGCCGGGGCACCATTAACCTGGCCACAGCCAACATTGCAGTGGAGGACTCCTGCAACTTTGTCATCTCCAATGGCGGGGCACAGACCTACCACCTGAAAGCCAGCACAGAGGTGGAGCGCCAGCGCTGGATCACCGCCCTGGAGCTGGCCAAGGCCAAGGCAGTCTGCATGCAGGCCGAGtctg aTGACTCCGGAGACGAGTGTCCCACGTCGCCCCCCACTGCAGGACAAGGCGGTGGCTCCCGGAACTCGGCAGTCCAGTCCACGCTACGCACTCTGGGCAGCAAGGTGGAGGACCTCAGCACCTGCAACGACCTCATCGCCAAGCACGGCTCGGCActgcagag ATCCCTTTCAGAGCTGGACGGCGTGCGcgtgggaggagaggcaggagataaAATCCGCCAGGTAACAGAGAGGGCCACGCTGTTCCGCATCACCTCCAACGCCATGATCAAC GCTTGTCGAGACTTCCTGGCCCTGGCCCAGAGCCACAGTAAGCACTGGCAGAAGGCTCTGCAGGCAGAGAGGGACCAGAGGATGAGGCTGGAGCAGACCCTGGAGCAGCTGGCTAAACAGCACAACCACCTGGAGAGAGCCTTCAGGGGGGCCACAGTACTGCCCCCTTCCCTCAGTAATCCTGACATAGACAGCAAGG gGTCGGGCTCGGGGAAGGGGGACGCCAGCGACGAGGACGACGAGAATGAGTTCTTTGACGCCATGGAGGACCCGGCAGAGTACATCACCGTCCCGGCCGACCCCAAGTACCACAG AAGGTCGGGCAGTAACGCCAGTGGTTTCAGCAGCGAGATGGGAATGGATGATCAGTCA CTTGACGAGCAGTCCCTGGCATCCAACCCTGAGTCTCCACATTCTCAGGAGGTGGAGCCAGTGAGAAAGAGGCGAAGCCATATCCCAGACAAGCCAAACTACTCCCTCAACCTCTGGAGCATCATGAAGAACTGCATTGGCAAGGAGCTGTCGAAGATCCCCATGCCT gtgaACTTCAACGAGCCCCTCTCCATGCTCCAGCGCCTGTCTGAGGACCTGGAGTACTACGAGCTGCTGGACAAGGGCGCCAAGTGCCAGAGCTCTCAGGAGCAGATGTGCTACGTGGCGGCCTTCACTGTGTCCTCCTACTCCACCACAGTGTACCGCACGGGCAAGCCCTTCAACCCCCTGCTGGGAGAGACCTTTGAGCTGGACCGCCTGAAGGAGAGTGGCTACCGCTCGCTCTGCGAACAG GTGAGCCATCATCCACCTGCAGCAGCCCATCATGCCATCTCTGAAAAAGGCTGGACCCTTAGACAAGAGATCTCCCTTGCCAGCAAGTTCAGGGGCAAATACCTCTCCATCATGCCCCTCG GTTCCATCCAGTGCATATTTGAGAAGAGCAACAATCACTACTCGTGGAAGAAAGTCACCACCACAGTTCACAACATTATCGTAGGCAAGCTGTGGATCGACCAG TCAGGAGAGATAGATGTGGTGAACCACACCACTGGAGACCGCTGTCACCTCAAGTTTGCCCCCTACAGCTACTTCTCCAGAGACGTGGCCAGGAAG GTAACTGGGGTGGTTACCGACAAGGAGGGCAAGGCCCACTTTGTGCTGTCAGGCACCTGGGATGAGAGGATGGAGTTCTCAAGGGTGATGCAGAGCAGCAAGGGGGGGGAGAATGGCGCTGAGGGCAAACAGAAGACGGTCTACCAGACCCTGAAGGCCCGCGAGCTGTGGAAGAAGAACGAGCTACC TGAGGGAGCGGAGACCATGTACTACTTCTCCACCCTAGCGTTGAGCCTTAACGAGGCTGAGGAGGGCATAGCCCCCACCGACAGCCGCCACCGGCCCGAccagaggctgatggaggatgGGCGGTGGGACGAGGCCAACACAGAGAAGCAGAGGCTGGAGGAAAAGCAGCGCATCGtgcggagggagagggagagggaggcggccAAGACGGCCATCCCACCCGAGGAGg ctgtcAATGAGGATTCCTTTACTGACTCACCTCACAAAA CCGACACAGTGGAGGTTGGCACGGAGGCCAGCGAGGCTTCAGACGAAA CTGATACAGAAgactctccccctcacacacctgttgCAT CTTCCCAAGGGCCACCCAGCTCTCCTTTTCAAA TGGAAGGCTCTGAAGCCCCTAATGGATCTACGGTCAAAA GCTCCCACCAGGACAACTACCAGGCACTGTGGTTCGAGAGGTTCGAGGACCCTGTCTCGGGAGAGACCATGCACGTCTACAAGGGAGGTTACTGGGAGGCTAAGGACCAGGGCAACTGGGACATGTGCCCTGACATCTTCTGA
- the osbp gene encoding oxysterol-binding protein 1 isoform X8 — protein sequence MDPPPPVIVVQPDTAKLGPLVMSEPKAPTPTPGDTYKGWLFKWTNYIKGYQRRWFVLSNGLLSYYRTQAEMGHTCRGTINLATANIAVEDSCNFVISNGGAQTYHLKASTEVERQRWITALELAKAKAVCMQAESDDSGDECPTSPPTAGQGGGSRNSAVQSTLRTLGSKVEDLSTCNDLIAKHGSALQRSLSELDGVRVGGEAGDKIRQVTERATLFRITSNAMINACRDFLALAQSHSKHWQKALQAERDQRMRLEQTLEQLAKQHNHLERAFRGATVLPPSLSNPDIDSKGSGSGKGDASDEDDENEFFDAMEDPAEYITVPADPKYHRRSGSNASGFSSEMGMDDQSLDEQSLASNPESPHSQEVEPVRKRRSHIPDKPNYSLNLWSIMKNCIGKELSKIPMPVNFNEPLSMLQRLSEDLEYYELLDKGAKCQSSQEQMCYVAAFTVSSYSTTVYRTGKPFNPLLGETFELDRLKESGYRSLCEQVSHHPPAAAHHAISEKGWTLRQEISLASKFRGKYLSIMPLGSIQCIFEKSNNHYSWKKVTTTVHNIIVGKLWIDQSGEIDVVNHTTGDRCHLKFAPYSYFSRDVARKVTGVVTDKEGKAHFVLSGTWDERMEFSRVMQSSKGGENGAEGKQKTVYQTLKARELWKKNELPEGAETMYYFSTLALSLNEAEEGIAPTDSRHRPDQRLMEDGRWDEANTEKQRLEEKQRIVRREREREAAKTAIPPEEADTVEVGTEASEASDESSHQDNYQALWFERFEDPVSGETMHVYKGGYWEAKDQGNWDMCPDIF from the exons ATGGACCCACCGCCGCCTGTAATTGTC GTCCAACCTGACACCGCCAAGCTTGGGCCTTTGGTGATGTCGGAGCCCAAGGCGCCCACTCCGACCCCCGGAGACACGTACAAAGGCTGGCTTTTCAAATGGACCAATTACATCAAGGGTTACCAGCGGAGATGGTTTGTCTTGAGCAACGGTCTCCTCTCGTACTACAG AACCCAGGCAGAGATGGGCCACACATGCCGGGGCACCATTAACCTGGCCACAGCCAACATTGCAGTGGAGGACTCCTGCAACTTTGTCATCTCCAATGGCGGGGCACAGACCTACCACCTGAAAGCCAGCACAGAGGTGGAGCGCCAGCGCTGGATCACCGCCCTGGAGCTGGCCAAGGCCAAGGCAGTCTGCATGCAGGCCGAGtctg aTGACTCCGGAGACGAGTGTCCCACGTCGCCCCCCACTGCAGGACAAGGCGGTGGCTCCCGGAACTCGGCAGTCCAGTCCACGCTACGCACTCTGGGCAGCAAGGTGGAGGACCTCAGCACCTGCAACGACCTCATCGCCAAGCACGGCTCGGCActgcagag ATCCCTTTCAGAGCTGGACGGCGTGCGcgtgggaggagaggcaggagataaAATCCGCCAGGTAACAGAGAGGGCCACGCTGTTCCGCATCACCTCCAACGCCATGATCAAC GCTTGTCGAGACTTCCTGGCCCTGGCCCAGAGCCACAGTAAGCACTGGCAGAAGGCTCTGCAGGCAGAGAGGGACCAGAGGATGAGGCTGGAGCAGACCCTGGAGCAGCTGGCTAAACAGCACAACCACCTGGAGAGAGCCTTCAGGGGGGCCACAGTACTGCCCCCTTCCCTCAGTAATCCTGACATAGACAGCAAGG gGTCGGGCTCGGGGAAGGGGGACGCCAGCGACGAGGACGACGAGAATGAGTTCTTTGACGCCATGGAGGACCCGGCAGAGTACATCACCGTCCCGGCCGACCCCAAGTACCACAG AAGGTCGGGCAGTAACGCCAGTGGTTTCAGCAGCGAGATGGGAATGGATGATCAGTCA CTTGACGAGCAGTCCCTGGCATCCAACCCTGAGTCTCCACATTCTCAGGAGGTGGAGCCAGTGAGAAAGAGGCGAAGCCATATCCCAGACAAGCCAAACTACTCCCTCAACCTCTGGAGCATCATGAAGAACTGCATTGGCAAGGAGCTGTCGAAGATCCCCATGCCT gtgaACTTCAACGAGCCCCTCTCCATGCTCCAGCGCCTGTCTGAGGACCTGGAGTACTACGAGCTGCTGGACAAGGGCGCCAAGTGCCAGAGCTCTCAGGAGCAGATGTGCTACGTGGCGGCCTTCACTGTGTCCTCCTACTCCACCACAGTGTACCGCACGGGCAAGCCCTTCAACCCCCTGCTGGGAGAGACCTTTGAGCTGGACCGCCTGAAGGAGAGTGGCTACCGCTCGCTCTGCGAACAG GTGAGCCATCATCCACCTGCAGCAGCCCATCATGCCATCTCTGAAAAAGGCTGGACCCTTAGACAAGAGATCTCCCTTGCCAGCAAGTTCAGGGGCAAATACCTCTCCATCATGCCCCTCG GTTCCATCCAGTGCATATTTGAGAAGAGCAACAATCACTACTCGTGGAAGAAAGTCACCACCACAGTTCACAACATTATCGTAGGCAAGCTGTGGATCGACCAG TCAGGAGAGATAGATGTGGTGAACCACACCACTGGAGACCGCTGTCACCTCAAGTTTGCCCCCTACAGCTACTTCTCCAGAGACGTGGCCAGGAAG GTAACTGGGGTGGTTACCGACAAGGAGGGCAAGGCCCACTTTGTGCTGTCAGGCACCTGGGATGAGAGGATGGAGTTCTCAAGGGTGATGCAGAGCAGCAAGGGGGGGGAGAATGGCGCTGAGGGCAAACAGAAGACGGTCTACCAGACCCTGAAGGCCCGCGAGCTGTGGAAGAAGAACGAGCTACC TGAGGGAGCGGAGACCATGTACTACTTCTCCACCCTAGCGTTGAGCCTTAACGAGGCTGAGGAGGGCATAGCCCCCACCGACAGCCGCCACCGGCCCGAccagaggctgatggaggatgGGCGGTGGGACGAGGCCAACACAGAGAAGCAGAGGCTGGAGGAAAAGCAGCGCATCGtgcggagggagagggagagggaggcggccAAGACGGCCATCCCACCCGAGGAGg CCGACACAGTGGAGGTTGGCACGGAGGCCAGCGAGGCTTCAGACGAAA GCTCCCACCAGGACAACTACCAGGCACTGTGGTTCGAGAGGTTCGAGGACCCTGTCTCGGGAGAGACCATGCACGTCTACAAGGGAGGTTACTGGGAGGCTAAGGACCAGGGCAACTGGGACATGTGCCCTGACATCTTCTGA